A stretch of Saccharomyces cerevisiae S288C chromosome IV, complete sequence DNA encodes these proteins:
- the OMS1 gene encoding putative RNA methyltransferase (Protein integral to the mitochondrial membrane; has a conserved methyltransferase motif and is predicted to be an RNA methyltransferase; multicopy suppressor of respiratory defects caused by OXA1 mutations) — MIVFRRFPTCLLHHIRQPASRSLLLESQRRSLSFTSYKYNSSHIDDDKSKKKLKNVFQMNSNRVIRKQKTKEELAKERFEEQLRSPNRFVRWGAIARSEKFSKGMTKYMIGAYVIFLIYGLFFTKKLFAKDKELERLLKKQEEGNANEYEALRIKELKGKLRRRDELKLEEYKKMQEEGIENFDDIRVQNFDQNKLNEQILPARDTTNFYQEKANEYDKAINMEERVIFLGKRRKWLMKHCQGDVLEVSCGTGRNIKYLDMSRINSITFLDSSENMMEITHKKFREKFPKYKKVAFVVGKAENLVDLAEKGKPSLENEKENQVKYDTIVEAFGLCSHEDPVKALNNFGKLLKPDGRIILLEHGRGQYDFINKILDNRAERRLNTWGCRWNLDLGEVLDDSDLELVEEKRTHLGTTWCIVAKRKGDVKKKDELGFVEKYLQSSIRKRMESFEKKDDMASKKELEPVPPVSKS, encoded by the coding sequence ATGATCGTATTTCGTCGCTTTCCTACGTGCCTTTTACATCACATTCGACAACCGGCATCCAGGAGTCTTTTGTTGGAATCACAAAGGCGATCATTATCTTTTACATCTTATAAATATAACAGCAGCCacattgatgatgataaaagtaaaaaaaagcttaAAAATGTTTTCCAAATGAATAGCAATAGAGTCATTCGTAagcaaaaaacaaaagaagaattggcCAAAGAGAGGTTCGAAGAACAACTGAGGTCACCTAATAGATTTGTGAGGTGGGGAGCTATTGCGAGATcagaaaagttttcaaaggGAATGACCAAGTACATGATCGGTGCTTATGTGATATTTTTAATCTATGGTCTCTTctttaccaaaaaactGTTTGCGAAAGACAAAGAACTGGAAAGattgttgaagaaacaagaagaagggaATGCCAATGAATACGAAGCATTAAGGattaaagaattgaaaggAAAACTAAGGAGGAGAGATGAATTGAAATTAgaagaatacaaaaaaatgcaagaaGAAGGCATTGAAAACTTCGATGATATTCGGGTACAGAATTTTGATCAAAACAAATTGAATGAACAAATATTGCCAGCAAGAGACACAACAAACTTTTACCAAGAAAAAGCTAACGAATATGATAAGGCAATTAATATGGAAGAGAGAGTAATATTTCTCGGtaaaagaaggaaatggTTAATGAAACATTGTCAAGGGGATGTTTTGGAAGTTTCATGCGGTACAGGAAGAAATATCAAGTACCTTGATATGTCACGCATCAACTCTATAACATTCTTAGACTCTTCTGAAAATATGATGGAAATTACACATAAAAAATTCCGAGAAAAGTTTCCTAAGTATAAAAAAGTTGCATTTGTTGTTGGAAAGGCGGAAAATCTAGTAGACTTAGCAGAGAAAGGTAAGCCCTCTCTAGagaatgaaaaggaaaaccAAGTAAAATATGATACTATCGTGGAGGCGTTTGGTTTGTGTTCCCATGAAGATCCGGTTAAGGCACTTAATAATTTTGGCAAGTTATTAAAGCCAGATGGAAGAATTATTTTACTGGAACATGGTAGAGGTCAATACGATTTTATAAATAAGATATTAGACAACAGAGCTGAAAGAAGACTGAATACTTGGGGCTGTCGATGGAATCTCGACTTAGGCGAAGTGTTAGATGATTCTGACCTAGAATTGGTGGAAGAAAAACGGACTCACTTAGGCACTACTTGGTGTATCGTTGCAAAGAGAAAAGGTGAtgtgaaaaagaaagacgAGCTTGGGTTTGTAGAAAAATACTTGCAATCAAGTATTAGAAAGAGAATGGAATCattcgaaaaaaaagacgatATGGCATCTAAAAAAGAACTTGAGCCAGTACCTCCTGTAAGTAAAAGTTAA
- the TFB1 gene encoding TFIIH/NER complex subunit TFB1 (Subunit of TFIIH and nucleotide excision repair factor 3 complexes; required for nucleotide excision repair, target for transcriptional activators; relocalizes to the cytosol in response to hypoxia), translating into MSHSGAAIFEKVSGIIAINEDVSPAELTWRSTDGDKVHTVVLSTIDKLQATPASSEKMMLRLIGKVDESKKRKDNEGNEVVPKPQRHMFSFNNRTVMDNIKMTLQQIISRYKDADIYEEKRRREESAQHTETPMSSSSVTAGTPTPHLDTPQLNNGAPLINTAKLDDSLSKEKLLTNLKLQQSLLKGNKVLMKVFQETVINAGLPPSEFWSTRIPLLRAFALSTSQKVGPYNVLSTIKPVASSENKVNVNLSREKILNIFENYPIVKKAYTDNVPKNFKEPEFWARFFSSKLFRKLRGEKIMQNDRGDVIIDRYLTLDQEFDRKDDDMLLHPVKKIIDLDGNIQDDPVVRGNRPDFTMQPGVDINGNSDGTVDILKGMNRLSEKMIMALKNEYSRTNLQNKSNITNDEEDEDNDERNELKIDDLNESYKTNYAIIHLKRNAHEKTTDNDAKSSADSIKNADLKVSNQQMLQQLSLVMDNLINKLDLNQVVPNNEVSNKINKRVITAIKINAKQAKHNNVNSALGSFVDNTSQANELEVKSTLPIDLLESCRMLHTTCCEFLKHFYIHFQSGEQKQASTVKKLYNHLKDCIEKLNELFQDVLNGDGESMSNTCTAYLKPVLNSITLATHKYDEYFNEYNNNSN; encoded by the coding sequence ATGTCACATTCCGGAGCTGCCATTTTTGAGAAAGTTTCTGGGATAATTGCCATAAATGAGGATGTTTCACCCGCAGAATTGACATGGAGGTCTACGGACGGTGACAAGGTTCACACAGTTGTCTTATCCACTATTGACAAGTTACAAGCTACCCCTGCTTCcagtgaaaaaatgatgttGAGGCTAATCGGGAAAGTGGATGAGtcaaaaaagagaaaagacaACGAAGGAAATGAGGTTGTGCCCAAACCGCAACGTCATATGTTTTCGTTTAACAATAGAACAGTTATGGATAATATCAAGATGACCCTTCAACAAATCATCTCACGGTATAAAGATGCAGATATCTacgaagaaaagagaagaagagagGAGTCTGCGCAACACACAGAAACACCAATGAGCTCTTCTTCTGTTACTGCAGGGACTCCCACACCACATCTCGATACACCACAATTGAATAATGGGGCTCCGTTGATTAATACAGCCAAACTAGATGATTCTCTctctaaagaaaaattgttgaCCAATTTAAAGCTACAGCAATCTTTACTGAAAGGAAACAAAGTTCTAATGAAGGTTTTTCAGGAAACAGTCATTAACGCCGGTTTGCCTCCATCTGAATTTTGGTCAACTAGAATTCCGTTATTGAGGGCTTTTGCCTTATCTACTTCTCAAAAAGTTGGGCCTTACAACGTTTTGTCAACTATCAAGCCGGTGGCTTCATCGGAAAACAAAGTCAATGTTAATTTgtcaagagaaaaaattttgaatatttttgagAACTATCCAATTGTAAAGAAAGCTTACACTGATAATGTGcccaaaaatttcaaagaaccAGAGTTCTGGGCAAGGTTCTTCTCTTCGAAGTTATTCAGAAAATTAAGGGGTGAAAAGATCATGCAAAATGATAGAGGTGACGTAATCATTGACAGGTACTTGACATTGGATCAAGAGTTCGACagaaaagatgatgacatgCTATTGCATcctgtgaaaaaaattatagaTTTAGATGGTAACATACAGGACGACCCAGTTGTACGAGGCAACAGGCCCGACTTCACTATGCAGCCAGGTGTGGATATTAATGGTAATAGCGATGGTACCGTGGACATCTTAAAGGGTATGAATAGATTgagtgaaaaaatgattATGGCTTTGAAGAATGAGTATTCAAGGACAAATCTACAGAACAAATCTAATATTACAAACgatgaggaagatgaagataatgatgaaagaaatgaacTGAAAATCGATGACTTAAACGAAAGCTACAAGACAAACTATGCAATCATACATCTGAAAAGGAACGCACATGAAAAGACAACCGACAACGATGCGAAAAGCTCGGCAGACTCGATAAAGAATGCAGATTTGAAGGTTTCTAATCAACAAATGTTACAACAGTTGTCATTGGTCATGGATAATTTAATTAATAAGCTAGACTTGAACCAAGTAGTTCCTAACAACGAAGTCAGCAACAAGATCAATAAAAGAGTCATAACTGCAATCAAGATTAACGCCAAACAGGCTAAGCATAACAATGTTAATTCAGCACTCGGCTCTTTTGTCGACAACACTTCTCAAGCAAATGAATTAGAGGTGAAAAGTACCCTACCAATAGACCTATTAGAAAGTTGTAGAATGCTACACACAACGTGCTGTGAATTTCTAAAGCacttttatattcattttcagAGCGGTGAACAAAAGCAAGCCAGTACCGTCAAAAAACTTTATAATCATTTGAAGGACTGTATTGAAAAGCTGAATGAGCTATTTCAAGACGTCCTTAATGGTGATGGTGAATCTATGTCAAACACATGTACCGCCTATTTGAAGCCAGTTTTGAACTCCATTACTTTGGCTACTCATAAGTACGATGAGTACTTCAACGAATATAACAACAATTCGAACTAG
- the IPK1 gene encoding inositol pentakisphosphate 2-kinase (Inositol 1,3,4,5,6-pentakisphosphate 2-kinase; nuclear protein required for synthesis of 1,2,3,4,5,6-hexakisphosphate (phytate), which is integral to cell function; has 2 motifs conserved in other fungi; ipk1 gle1 double mutant is inviable; human IPPK can complement ipk1 null mutant): protein MQVIGRGGANILIDYGDPTWLWRCCIRWPDLLSSNNSYTIKNISYIKDYVEPLLHGLLCPMYLIDVDIEAIRPILSDFILNLDDKVVKVIKIKNLTNNTSNLILNNHFLKSYCSQNLQTVILELKPKWLYYDTDYCRNCTHNAFKGRGTKYCYNQLLMNPAHLELIFGECNIFPVKFKDAMHEYLRNDNNIFKILYDLQKKLTKNTTPISDIKSINDVNDEHLLLMTLRDVTCFIEWNSAENALHVNIIDVDLKPKEKWTHWTKTYSQLTSSQKIYHTSNK, encoded by the coding sequence ATGCAAGTCATCGGACGTGGTGGGGCAAATATACTGATTGATTATGGGGATCCTACGTGGTTGTGGCGATGCTGCATCCGTTGGCCCGATCTGTTATCATCAAATAATTCTTATACAATCAAAAACATCAGTTATATTAAAGATTATGTAGAACCTCTTCTACATGGCTTGCTTTGCCCGATGTATCTGATTGACGTCGATATAGAAGCTATAAGGCCAATTCTCAGTGACTTTATTCTAAATTTAGACGATAAGGTAGTCAAAGttatcaaaattaaaaatcTCACCAATAATACCTCAAATCTGATATTAAATAACCACTTTTTAAAATCTTATTGTTCACAAAATCTGCAAACAGTTATTTTAGAATTGAAGCCTAAATGGTTATACTATGATACAGATTACTGTAGGAACTGTACTCATAATGCATTTAAGGGTAGAGGCACTAAGTACTGTTACAATCAATTACTAATGAATCCAGCACACTTGGAATTAATATTTGGAGAATGTAATATATTTCCGGTTAAGTTTAAAGATGCCATGCATGAGTACTTGCGCAATGACAATAACATTTTCAAGATCCTTTATGATTTACAGAAAAAACTTACAAAGAACACAACTCCAATAAGTGAcataaaatcaatcaacGATGTAAACGATGAGCATCTGCTACTCATGACACTCAGAGACGTGACATGTTTCATTGAATGGAACAGTGCTGAAAATGCGTTGCACGTGAATATAATAGATGTAGATCTAAagccaaaagaaaaatggacCCATTGGACAAAAACTTACAGCCAGTTGACATCaagccaaaaaatttatcatacttcaaataaataa
- the SSF2 gene encoding rRNA-binding ribosome biosynthesis protein (Protein required for ribosomal large subunit maturation; functionally redundant with Ssf1p; member of the Brix family; SSF2 has a paralog, SSF1, that arose from the whole genome duplication), with translation MAKRRQKKRTHAQITPEQERDIPKSMVIRVGQTSLANHSLNQLVKDFRQIMQPHTAVKLKERKSNKLKDFVVMCGPLGVTHLFMFTQSEKTGNVSLKIARTPQGPTVTFQVLDYSLGRDIKKFLKRPKSLNNDDVLNPPLLVLNGFSTSKRSDEDDQDVNVEKVIVSMFQNIFPPLNPARTSLNSIKRIFMINKDRETGEISMRHYFIDIREVEISRNLKRLYKAKNNLSKTVPNLHRKEDISSLILDHDLGAYTSESEIEDDAIVRVVDNQDVKAKHSQTSLSQKTPVKMTDNEEREKGIEEEDVEMEEPKPSENSQPTPRKKAIKLTELGPRLTLKLVKIEDGICSGKVLHHEFVQKSSEEIKALEKRHAAKMRLKEQRRKEQEENIAKKKAVKDAKKQRKLERRKARAEEQGEGQGKDGAMSDDGSSSSEDEHYSDVPEDLDSDLFSEVE, from the coding sequence ATGGCTAAAAGAAGGCAGAAAAAGAGAACGCATGCGCAGATCACACCCGAGCAGGAACGAGATATTCCTAAATCCATGGTAATCAGAGTGGGACAAACTTCATTGGCTAACCATTCTCTAAACCAATTAGTAAAGGATTTTCGCCAGATCATGCAACCGCATACGGCCGTAAAACTAAAAGAGCGCAAGTCCAATAAACTGAAGGATTTTGTTGTTATGTGTGGCCCATTAGGTGTTACGCATCTTTTCATGTTCACTCAATCTGAAAAAACAGGAAATGTCTCGCTAAAGATAGCTAGAACTCCACAAGGTCCTACTGTTACTTTTCAAGTATTGGACTATTCACTGGGTAGagatatcaaaaaatttttgaagagaCCTAAATCGttaaataatgatgatgtaTTAAATCCTCCATTGCTAGTGTTAAATGGGTTTTCCACATCGAAAAGAtctgatgaagacgatCAGGATGTAAACGTGGAGAAGGTTATTGTTTCCATGTTCCAGAATATTTTCCCACCTCTGAATCCTGCAAGAACTTCGTTGAATTCTATCAAACGTATATTTATGATCAATAAAGACAGAGAAACGGGGGAAATTTCTATGCGCCACTATTTTATTGACATTCGAGAAGTAGAGATCTCTAGAAATCTAAAAAGGCTTTATAAAGCCAAAAATAATCTAAGTAAAACAGTGCCGAATTTGCATcgaaaagaagatatttcttctttgatattagATCATGACTTAGGCGCCTATACATCAGAATCtgaaattgaagatgacgcTATTGTGAGAGTGGTTGATAATCAGGACGTGAAGGCAAAACATTCTCAAACTTCGCTGTCGCAAAAAACACCCGTTAAAATGACAGATAACGAAGAACGtgaaaaaggaattgaagaagaagatgtgGAAATGGAGGAACCTAAGCCTTCAGAAAATTCGCAACCAACTCCACGTAAGAAGGCTATCAAACTGACTGAATTAGGACCAAGATTAACTCTAAAACTGGTCAAAATAGAAGATGGTATTTGTTCAGGTAAAGTATTACATCATgaatttgttcaaaaatCAAGCGAAGAAATCAAAGCCTTAGAAAAGAGACACGCTGCAAAAATGAGGCTGAAggaacaaagaagaaaggaacaagaagaaaacattgctaaaaaaaaggctGTTAAAGATGCTAAAAAGCAACGtaaattggaaagaagaaaagctaGAGCAGAAGAACAGGGTGAAGGTCAAGGGAAAGATGGTGCAATGAGCGATGATGGATCTTCATCGAGTGAAGATGAGCATTATAGTGATGTACCAGAGGATTTGGATAGTGACTTATTCAGTGAAGTAGAATAA
- the PIB1 gene encoding phosphatidylinositol-3-phosphate-binding ubiquitin-protein ligase (RING-type ubiquitin ligase of the endosomal and vacuolar membranes; binds phosphatidylinositol 3-phosphate; contains a FYVE finger domain): MVIKEDCINNLARWQADEEAHSCFQCKTNFSFLVRRHHCRCCGRIFCSSCTENFVNYNKKRVHALQKKNSDVESPPYRTCNECYDNLLHLNLLVSSTNRDVRLSQTSVPPNALALSAPDSNTDEDAEILEDSVDQSGTACRSEESSQNEEDHFCPICNSDLTQFPDEEETRKHVEDCIQRAENAQQHTNTSDAADDSVKESPAFQNRMLVYKISPNTTDNAIKECPICFENMEPGEKVGRLECLCVFHYKCIKNWFHKRAQMTAAQKGNGHAFVKRNFCPFHDAVF; the protein is encoded by the coding sequence ATGGTTATTAAAGAGGACTGTATCAATAATCTTGCCAGGTGGCAGGCAGACGAGGAAGCTCACAGCTGTTTTCAATGCAAGACGAACTTTTCGTTTCTCGTAAGAAGACACCATTGTAGGTGTTGTGGAAGGATATTTTGTTCGTCTTGTACcgaaaattttgttaattataataaaaagagaGTCCATGCcttgcagaaaaaaaatagcgACGTGGAATCGCCTCCATATAGAACTTGTAATGAGTGCTACGATAACCTCCTTCATTTAAATCTACTAGTATCCTCCACCAACAGAGATGTACGACTATCGCAAACTTCGGTACCACCAAATGCACTTGCACTTTCTGCACCAGATAGCAACACTGATGAAGACGCGGAAATCCTGGAAGATTCGGTAGATCAATCCGGTACGGCATGCAGGAGCGAAGAAAGTTCACAAAACGAGGAGGATCACTTCTGCCCTATTTGTAACTCAGATCTCACACAGTTTcctgatgaagaagagacCAGAAAGCACGTAGAGGATTGCATACAGAGAGCTGAAAATGCCCAACAACATACGAATACGTCAGATGCAGCAGATGACTCCGTAAAAGAAAGCCCTGCCTTTCAAAATAGAATGTTAGTGTACAAGATATCGCCTAATACAACAGATAATGCAATTAAGGAGTGCCCGATTTGTTTTGAGAATATGGAACCCGGTGAGAAAGTTGGGAGACTAGAATGCTTGTGTGTTTTCCATTATAAGTGTATTAAGAACTGGTTTCACAAAAGGGCGCAAATGACTGCAGCCCAGAAGGGAAATGGACATGCTTTTGTTAAAAGGAACTTTTGTCCTTTCCATGATGCCGTATTTTAA
- the RAD34 gene encoding Rad34p (Protein involved in nucleotide excision repair (NER); homologous to RAD4) — protein MAKRLLESSQNDQANRKNSKIEKKEVSFYEEEETDDSFDSFYQDEEDDLSDIDWEEVSLDGSLTVTFGNIRRDREKVSKYKRKHNKKAFNYQRLKYGLHLIMIPFMLFLLKSRMKWIDDERLNRRLRRSVPKLIGKKFKDWDVRDPAFKMDSLRTLLLGLVLWFRSNYKMNSNGIRQNFNRLQYLIKYADNQNENSISESTYKKVLENQQEFYGNRPLINHGVEDIRKMAKRKMANRDILTLFFFIILENVLPGPKKLYLCFALPLHDYDIRCNKVKWQIEHGIGKVPNRFDSDLIQPYFWIELEVPTLSDGELYIIDPIAHLGEREMVLKTREDQFVPTYQPSVDMKYNLNQKFHYVVRINHAEKVLQDVSPRYVPNVCYRYFELSESSPILKSKHYTSYQYLSKWLKVLNKKKASVHHYAIMKKIALTNFTLPKSVTEIKRTDNFVIPSLLKSNEVLKACAKQAATFTKGDNSQEPIFWRRDVIQLKSKQHWAILGRSILPNAQPLKRKKYLPMRERMVRNLDKYVIKELFSYEQTMKSPKYPSTYCDHLGQEHVITDLSHYKNKFGNIEIYSKETKPDGFELIPLSKEVDIKCLIKEYNKGKRKMQKIKYLDVVSGFDFKQKKGHAIPKIESILVKETDYKAVQLLKQQTKVLLGLSFWDILLRKLRVNDRLNAEYGNVGNNEETLDDH, from the coding sequence atGGCCAAGAGACTGTTAGAATCAAGCCAAAATGATCAGGCCAATCGAAAAAACTCAAAGATTGAGAAGAAAGAAGTATCGTTTTATGAGGAGGAAGAAACAGATGATTCTTTTGATAGTTTTTACcaggatgaagaagatgatttaAGTGATATTGATTGGGAAGAAGTTTCTTTAGATGGAAGCTTAACTGTCACATTTGGCAATATACGCAGAGACAGGGAGAAAGTCAGCAAgtacaaaagaaagcataataaaaaagcaTTCAATTATCAGCGACTTAAATATGGACTCCATTTGATAATGATTCCATTTATGTTATTTTTGTTAAAATCTAGGATGAAATGGATAGACGATGAAAGACTAAATAGGCGACTAAGAAGGTCTGTACCAAAATTAATTggcaaaaaattcaaagattGGGATGTAAGGGATCCAGCTTTTAAAATGGATTCTTTAAGAACCCTTTTGCTTGGTTTGGTCTTATGGTTCCGTTCCAATTACAAAATGAATAGCAATGGCATTAGACAGAATTTCAACAGGCTGCAATACCTTATCAAGTATGCCGATAACCAAAACGAAAATTCAATCTCTGAATCTACATATAaaaaagttcttgaaaatcAACAAGAATTTTATGGAAATAGGCCGTTGATAAATCATGGTGTTGAAGATATTCGCAAGATGGctaaaaggaaaatggcCAACAGAGATATTCTAACgttgttcttctttattatcTTAGAAAATGTGCTACCGGGGCCTAAGAAGCTTTACTTATGCTTTGCCTTGCCCTTGCACGATTACGATATTAGGTGCAATAAGGTGAAGTGGCAAATCGAACATGGTATTGGCAAAGTTCCCAACAGATTTGACTCTGACCTAATACAACCTTATTTTTGGATTGAATTAGAAGTTCCTACTTTGAGCGATGGTGAATTATACATCATTGACCCTATAGCCCATCTGGGTGAACGTGAAATGGTCTTGAAAACACGCGAAGATCAGTTTGTCCCTACTTATCAACCTTCGGTAGACATGAAGTACAACCTAAACCAAAAGTTTCATTATGTAGTCCGTATCAATCATGCTGAAAAGGTACTACAAGATGTTTCACCAAGATATGTGCCAAATGTTTGTTACAGGTACTTTGAATTATCTGAGTCTTCTCCTATTTTGAAATCGAAGCATTACACTAGCTACCAATATCTATCTAAGTGGTTGAAAGTcttgaacaagaaaaaagcatCTGTTCATCATTACgcaataatgaaaaagattGCTTTAACTAATTTTACATTACCAAAGAGTGTGACAGAGATTAAAAGAACAGATAATTTCGTGATTCCCTCTCTGTTAAAGTCTAATGAAGTATTAAAAGCATGTGCAAAACAAGCCGCAACATTTACTAAGGGAGACAATTCACAAGAGCCCATATTTTGGAGAAGAGACGTCATTCAATTAAAGAGTAAACAGCACTGGGCAATATTAGGGCGTTCCATTCTACCTAATGCTCAACCATTAAAACGTAAAAAGTATCTACCGATGAGGGAAAGGATGGTAAGAAACCTAGACAAGTACGTTATCAAAGAATTGTTTTCGTATGAGCAAACAATGAAGTCTCCTAAATACCCCAGCACGTATTGCGATCATTTAGGACAGGAACATGTGATAACAGATTTGTCGcattataaaaataaatttggCAACATCGAAATTTACTCGAAAGAAACTAAGCCTGATGGATTTGAATTAATACCGCTTAGCAAAGAAGTTGATATTAAATGCCTGATAAAGGAGTATAACAAAGGTAAAAGAAAGATGCAAAAAATCAAGTATTTGGATGTGGTAAGTGGATTTGATTTTAAACAGAAAAAAGGCCATGCCATTCCGAAAATTGAAAGCATTCTAGTCAAAGAGACAGACTATAAAGCAGTCCAGCTTTTGAAGCAGCAAACTAAAGTACTACTGGGACTCTCGTTCTGGGACATTCTATTAAGAAAGCTACGAGTTAACGATCGATTAAATGCTGAGTACGGTAATGTtggaaataatgaagaaacgTTGGACGACCATTGA